A genomic region of Kribbella sp. NBC_00382 contains the following coding sequences:
- a CDS encoding DUF4235 domain-containing protein, whose translation MSKAVKIAYRPFGLLSGIAGGLVAGAVFKQVWRRISDKDDAPDALQSEYPWREVLLAAALQGAVYAVVKAAIDRGGAKAFERWTGEWPGN comes from the coding sequence GTGAGTAAAGCGGTCAAGATCGCCTACCGTCCGTTCGGGTTGCTCTCGGGCATCGCGGGCGGGCTGGTCGCCGGCGCCGTCTTCAAGCAGGTCTGGCGGCGGATCAGCGACAAGGACGACGCTCCCGACGCACTGCAGTCCGAGTACCCGTGGCGAGAGGTCCTGCTCGCCGCCGCACTGCAGGGCGCGGTGTACGCCGTAGTGAAGGCCGCCATCGATCGAGGTGGCGCGAAAGCTTTCGAGCGCTGGACCGGGGAATGGCCCGGGAACTGA
- a CDS encoding DUF3618 domain-containing protein, which translates to MTTTKNTQMTETEALRADLELTRQHLADTVQELTRQLNVPRRIKESAASAGQRAVQAAGTAGERAKDGARNLPARAKGMPATAREHPKAAAAVGGAVALGVGAAAWIVGRGR; encoded by the coding sequence ATGACCACCACCAAGAACACCCAGATGACCGAGACCGAAGCATTGCGGGCCGACCTGGAGCTGACCCGTCAGCACCTGGCCGACACGGTCCAGGAGTTGACCCGCCAACTCAACGTCCCCCGCCGCATCAAGGAGTCGGCGGCGAGCGCCGGCCAACGTGCCGTCCAAGCAGCCGGTACAGCGGGCGAGCGCGCCAAGGACGGCGCCCGCAACCTGCCGGCCCGCGCCAAGGGGATGCCGGCGACTGCGCGGGAGCACCCGAAGGCGGCTGCTGCCGTCGGGGGTGCTGTGGCGTTGGGTGTGGGTGCGGCGGCGTGGATCGTGGGGCGGGGCCGGTGA
- a CDS encoding phage holin family protein — MTTHPETIHEDHQEQHVGALVAQLSNDVSRLVRDELQLATAELKDKGKEAGIGIGLFGGAGTVAVYGVGALVAAAILGLATAVPAWLSALIVALVLFAIAGVAALLGKRHVSQATPPLPEHAVEGVHQDLEALKGHQPEGKVSA; from the coding sequence ATGACCACGCACCCGGAAACCATCCATGAGGACCATCAGGAGCAGCATGTCGGTGCTCTGGTCGCTCAGCTCAGCAACGACGTGAGCCGGCTGGTTCGCGACGAGCTGCAGCTGGCCACGGCCGAGCTCAAGGACAAGGGCAAGGAGGCCGGGATCGGCATCGGCTTGTTCGGTGGCGCCGGAACGGTCGCCGTGTACGGCGTCGGCGCGCTGGTCGCCGCGGCCATCCTCGGTCTCGCGACCGCGGTACCGGCCTGGTTGTCGGCGTTGATCGTCGCGCTGGTGCTGTTCGCGATCGCCGGCGTCGCCGCGTTGCTCGGCAAGCGGCATGTCAGCCAGGCGACTCCGCCCCTGCCGGAACACGCCGTCGAAGGCGTCCACCAGGACCTCGAGGCTCTCAAGGGCCACCAGCCGGAAGGGAAGGTCAGCGCATGA
- a CDS encoding glyoxalase superfamily protein — MDWKLELVSVPVSDVDRAKAFYTEKIGFNADHDHQVSDELRFVQLTPPGSACSIAFGTGMPQAEPGSVRGLQIVVTDVAAAREELAGRGVEVSEVQEFPWGNFVFFDDPDGNGWALQQLPAWR; from the coding sequence ATGGACTGGAAGCTGGAGCTGGTCTCGGTACCGGTGTCGGACGTGGACCGGGCCAAGGCGTTCTACACCGAGAAGATCGGCTTCAACGCCGACCACGACCATCAGGTCAGCGACGAGCTGCGGTTCGTTCAGCTGACCCCGCCGGGGTCGGCGTGCTCGATCGCGTTCGGCACCGGGATGCCGCAGGCCGAGCCGGGCTCCGTTCGCGGTCTGCAGATCGTGGTCACCGATGTCGCCGCCGCCCGGGAGGAACTGGCCGGCCGCGGCGTGGAGGTCAGCGAGGTGCAGGAGTTCCCGTGGGGGAACTTCGTCTTCTTCGACGACCCCGACGGCAACGGCTGGGCGCTGCAGCAGCTGCCCGCCTGGCGCTGA
- a CDS encoding serine hydrolase, translated as MDLQQLVQQNLDDLVASGTETGLQVAVYRKGELIVDAVAGVADLATGQPVPGRVAAQRGATPPPGSASR; from the coding sequence ATGGACCTTCAGCAGCTGGTACAGCAGAACCTGGACGACCTGGTCGCCTCAGGAACCGAGACCGGGCTCCAGGTCGCGGTCTACCGGAAGGGCGAGCTGATCGTCGACGCCGTAGCGGGCGTAGCCGACCTCGCGACCGGGCAGCCGGTCCCGGGACGGGTGGCAGCGCAGCGTGGGGCGACACCGCCACCGGGGTCAGCTTCGCGCTGA
- a CDS encoding amino acid transporter — MNRPQTEHGPLATWLLHDRPHGHAGPHRPAPHPTHPWWKVMCLTGVDYFSTLGYQPAIAAAAVGLLSPLATLVLVLLTLLGALPVYRRVAVESPHGEGSIAMLDRLLGRWKGKFVILVLLGFMATDFIITMTLSAADATAHLVENPYVPHWLDGKEVIITLVLLALLAGVFLRGFGEAIGIAVVLVVVYLGLNLVVVGNALWNVIAAPELVTNWRNMLTTEHSNIWVMIGISLVVFPKLALGLSGFETGVAVMPQVQGSPDDDPAEPAVRIRNARKLLTTAALIMSGFLIVSSFTTTILIPADEFKDGGQASGRALAFLAHEHLGNIFGTVYDVSTILILWFAGASAMAGLLNIVPRYLPRYGMVPDWARATRPLVIVFALIAFVITLLFRADVNAQGGAYATGVLVLILSASIAVTLSSRRRGRKGATIGFGVVSLVFLYTAIANIIERPDGVQIASFFILAIIVTSLISRATRSTELRATDIRFDDEARRILGEAAARGDIRIIANEPDARDEAEYQEKEDEQREVSNLPDGLPVVFLEVMLTDASQFESELDVRGEERHGYRILQVDSPSVPNAIAALLLEIRDEFGVMPHIYFAWAEGNPFYFLFRYLISGEGDVPPVTREVLRRAEPDRSNRPWVHVG, encoded by the coding sequence GTGAACAGGCCACAGACCGAGCATGGGCCGTTGGCCACCTGGTTGTTGCACGACCGGCCGCATGGACATGCCGGACCACATCGACCAGCGCCGCACCCGACCCATCCGTGGTGGAAGGTGATGTGCCTGACGGGGGTCGACTACTTCTCGACGCTCGGCTACCAGCCTGCGATCGCGGCGGCGGCCGTCGGCCTGCTGTCGCCGTTGGCCACCCTGGTACTTGTCCTGCTGACCCTGCTCGGAGCGCTGCCCGTGTATCGCCGGGTGGCGGTCGAGAGCCCGCACGGCGAGGGGTCGATCGCCATGCTGGACCGGCTGCTCGGCCGGTGGAAGGGCAAGTTCGTCATCCTCGTCCTGCTCGGCTTCATGGCCACCGACTTCATCATCACGATGACACTGTCGGCCGCCGACGCCACCGCGCACCTGGTCGAGAACCCGTACGTACCGCACTGGCTGGACGGCAAGGAAGTCATCATCACGCTGGTGCTGCTGGCCCTGCTCGCCGGCGTCTTCCTGCGCGGCTTCGGCGAGGCGATCGGTATCGCCGTCGTGCTGGTGGTGGTGTACCTCGGCCTCAATCTCGTTGTCGTCGGCAACGCGTTGTGGAACGTCATCGCCGCGCCCGAACTCGTGACGAACTGGCGCAACATGCTCACCACCGAGCACTCCAACATTTGGGTGATGATCGGCATCTCGCTCGTCGTCTTCCCCAAGCTCGCGCTCGGCCTGTCCGGGTTCGAGACCGGCGTCGCGGTGATGCCGCAGGTCCAGGGCAGCCCGGACGACGACCCGGCCGAGCCGGCGGTCCGGATCCGCAACGCCCGCAAGCTGCTCACCACGGCCGCCCTGATCATGAGCGGTTTCCTGATCGTCAGCAGCTTCACCACCACGATCCTGATCCCGGCCGACGAGTTCAAGGACGGCGGTCAGGCGTCCGGCCGGGCGCTCGCGTTCCTCGCCCACGAGCACCTCGGCAACATCTTCGGGACCGTGTACGACGTCAGCACGATCCTGATCCTCTGGTTCGCCGGCGCCTCCGCGATGGCGGGGTTGCTGAACATCGTGCCGCGGTACCTGCCGCGGTACGGGATGGTCCCGGACTGGGCCCGGGCGACCCGGCCGCTGGTCATCGTCTTCGCGCTGATCGCCTTCGTCATCACGCTGCTCTTCCGCGCGGATGTGAACGCCCAGGGTGGGGCGTACGCGACCGGCGTACTGGTGCTGATCCTGTCCGCGTCGATCGCGGTGACGCTGTCGTCGCGCCGGCGCGGCCGCAAGGGCGCGACGATCGGCTTCGGCGTGGTCAGCCTGGTCTTCCTCTACACCGCGATCGCGAACATCATCGAGCGGCCGGACGGCGTCCAGATCGCGTCCTTCTTCATCCTCGCGATCATCGTCACCTCGCTGATCTCCCGCGCTACCCGGTCGACCGAGCTGCGCGCGACCGACATCCGCTTCGACGACGAGGCACGCCGGATCCTCGGCGAGGCGGCCGCCCGGGGCGACATCCGGATCATCGCCAACGAGCCGGACGCGCGCGACGAAGCGGAGTACCAGGAGAAGGAGGACGAGCAGCGCGAGGTGAGCAACCTGCCCGACGGGCTGCCGGTCGTCTTCCTCGAGGTGATGCTGACCGACGCGTCGCAGTTCGAGTCCGAGCTGGACGTCCGCGGCGAGGAGCGGCACGGCTACCGGATCCTGCAGGTGGACAGCCCGAGCGTGCCGAACGCGATCGCCGCGCTGTTGCTGGAGATCCGCGACGAGTTCGGCGTGATGCCGCACATCTACTTCGCCTGGGCGGAGGGCAATCCGTTCTACTTCCTCTTCCGGTACCTGATCTCCGGTGAGGGTGACGTCCCACCGGTCACCCGGGAGGTACTCCGCCGGGCCGAGCCGGACCGGTCGAACCGTCCTTGGGTACACGTCGGCTGA
- a CDS encoding AfsR/SARP family transcriptional regulator: MVAFGVLGPVTAWRDGAELALKGPRHRAVLARLLIARGRVVPVDSLVADLWTVPPDGATSAVRTFVAALRRALEPDRPPRTPATLLITEGPGYALKATDVDAWRFEQVLARQPTLEELQEALNWWRGPAYAEFADAPWAHAERSKLAELRLTAIERQAEAQLALGLAKEAVPALDAHVAEHPWREDAWRLLALALYRSDRQGDALAVLRNARTLLIEQLGVDPTPALQQLETDILNQADHLTPQAAGQVWAQATAAYDRAVASTARARLESTVGLLRNLAVTGSTGLQAAREHRLAAITAAEELGDPTLTARVIGLYDVPAIWTRSDDQQQADAIVAAAERTLEATTQPAARARLLATVAIESRGRNSTRALAAAEEAVELARQLEDPALLAFALNGLFMQTFYRAGLAPERDQIGAELITLASRHDLTTYEVLGHLIRVQARSALNDFTTADAHAAAADDLAAKRELPLVAVFTTWYRAMRSGDETAYREAAALLQNAGMPGMLADNLLALAQQTPTTEEPAADLLLEARWCLRAKAALEQDDQQAMRRALEVLAPAAGQLAAGSGLVNLGPIDQYLEELSRRVPKDGSTGPARPGGVPPG; this comes from the coding sequence GTGGTGGCTTTCGGCGTACTCGGACCGGTCACGGCCTGGCGCGACGGCGCAGAACTCGCGCTCAAAGGCCCCCGCCACCGCGCAGTACTCGCCCGCCTGCTCATCGCCCGCGGCCGCGTCGTCCCCGTCGACTCCCTCGTCGCCGACCTGTGGACAGTCCCGCCGGACGGCGCCACCAGCGCAGTCCGTACCTTCGTCGCAGCCCTGAGACGAGCCCTCGAACCCGACCGGCCACCCCGCACGCCGGCGACGCTCCTCATCACCGAAGGACCCGGCTATGCCCTGAAGGCGACAGACGTCGACGCTTGGCGTTTCGAGCAGGTGCTGGCTCGCCAGCCAACACTGGAAGAGCTACAAGAAGCACTGAATTGGTGGCGAGGCCCCGCCTACGCGGAGTTCGCCGACGCCCCCTGGGCCCACGCCGAGCGCTCCAAACTCGCAGAGCTCCGCTTGACCGCCATCGAACGCCAGGCCGAAGCACAACTCGCCCTAGGCCTAGCAAAAGAAGCAGTACCGGCCCTAGACGCACATGTAGCCGAGCACCCCTGGCGCGAGGACGCCTGGCGTCTACTAGCGCTAGCCCTCTACCGCTCCGACCGCCAGGGCGACGCCCTAGCCGTACTACGCAACGCCCGGACCCTCCTAATCGAGCAACTCGGCGTAGACCCCACCCCAGCGCTCCAGCAACTCGAGACGGACATCCTCAACCAGGCCGACCACCTCACTCCACAAGCGGCAGGACAGGTCTGGGCCCAAGCCACTGCCGCCTACGACCGAGCAGTCGCCTCCACTGCTCGCGCCCGGCTCGAGTCAACCGTCGGACTCCTCCGCAACCTCGCAGTGACCGGCAGCACCGGTCTACAGGCTGCCCGCGAACACAGACTGGCCGCCATCACCGCCGCCGAGGAGCTAGGCGACCCGACGCTGACGGCCAGAGTGATCGGCCTGTACGACGTACCGGCGATCTGGACGCGCTCCGACGACCAGCAGCAAGCCGACGCAATCGTCGCTGCCGCAGAGCGCACCCTGGAAGCCACAACCCAGCCAGCAGCCCGAGCCCGCCTCCTGGCCACGGTGGCGATCGAATCCCGCGGCCGCAACAGCACCCGAGCACTGGCGGCAGCCGAAGAGGCAGTGGAGCTCGCCAGGCAGCTGGAAGACCCAGCCCTACTGGCCTTCGCCCTCAACGGCCTGTTCATGCAGACCTTCTACCGAGCCGGTCTAGCCCCGGAACGCGACCAGATCGGCGCCGAGCTGATCACGCTGGCCAGCCGCCACGACCTGACCACGTACGAAGTACTGGGCCACCTCATCCGCGTACAAGCCCGCAGCGCCCTCAATGACTTCACCACTGCCGACGCCCACGCAGCAGCCGCCGATGACCTGGCCGCCAAGCGAGAGCTGCCGCTAGTAGCCGTCTTCACCACCTGGTACCGAGCAATGCGGTCAGGCGACGAAACGGCGTACCGCGAGGCCGCAGCCCTCCTCCAGAACGCAGGCATGCCCGGCATGCTTGCAGACAACCTGCTAGCCCTGGCACAACAGACCCCCACGACAGAAGAGCCCGCCGCAGACCTCCTCCTAGAGGCCCGCTGGTGTCTGAGAGCCAAGGCCGCCCTGGAGCAAGACGACCAACAGGCCATGCGCCGGGCTTTGGAAGTACTGGCTCCTGCAGCCGGTCAATTGGCCGCAGGCAGCGGCCTGGTCAATCTCGGGCCCATCGACCAGTACCTGGAAGAGCTCAGCCGACGTGTACCCAAGGACGGTTCGACCGGTCCGGCTCGGCCCGGCGGAGTACCTCCCGGGTGA
- a CDS encoding alpha/beta fold hydrolase, whose protein sequence is MSDERTKMTIPGFDYQRVEVADGVSLNAAVGGTGSPIVLLHGFPQTHLIWRHVAAELATDHTVICPDLRGYGDSDKPLETDGTTYSKRTMATDIVRLAEALGHDRFALVGHDRGALVAFRAGLDHPDKITHLACLDVLPTLDMWDAMHGVNAAVAFHLYLMAQPPGLPEQLIAAAPDAFFSYFLDLWIKDPTAIPTDIRAAYLKASREAIPSIVADYRASAGIDIEHDREDLAAGNKLRMPVAVIQQDWGSALGFDAAALWSAWAPNLHHSTTTAGHFMAEESPAEITKTIRALTN, encoded by the coding sequence GTGTCAGACGAAAGGACGAAGATGACCATCCCCGGGTTCGACTACCAGCGCGTCGAGGTGGCCGACGGTGTCTCGCTCAACGCGGCCGTCGGCGGTACCGGTAGCCCCATCGTGTTGTTGCACGGCTTCCCGCAGACCCACCTGATCTGGCGGCACGTCGCCGCTGAGCTGGCGACGGACCATACGGTGATCTGCCCCGACCTCCGCGGCTACGGCGACAGCGACAAGCCGCTGGAGACCGACGGTACGACGTACTCGAAACGCACGATGGCCACCGACATCGTGCGCCTGGCTGAGGCTTTGGGCCACGATCGGTTTGCCCTGGTCGGCCACGACCGAGGCGCCCTCGTTGCTTTCCGCGCCGGACTCGATCACCCCGACAAAATCACCCACCTGGCCTGCCTCGACGTGCTGCCGACCCTGGACATGTGGGATGCGATGCACGGCGTCAACGCCGCCGTCGCCTTCCACCTCTACCTGATGGCCCAGCCACCCGGCCTCCCCGAACAACTGATCGCCGCCGCCCCCGACGCCTTCTTCAGCTACTTCCTCGACCTCTGGATCAAAGACCCGACCGCGATCCCCACCGACATCCGCGCCGCCTACCTGAAGGCCTCCCGCGAAGCGATCCCGTCGATCGTCGCCGACTATCGGGCGAGCGCAGGCATCGACATCGAGCACGACCGGGAAGACCTTGCCGCGGGCAACAAACTCCGCATGCCGGTCGCCGTGATCCAGCAGGATTGGGGCTCCGCGCTGGGCTTCGACGCCGCCGCACTCTGGTCCGCCTGGGCCCCCAACCTCCACCACTCAACCACCACAGCCGGCCACTTCATGGCCGAAGAGTCGCCGGCGGAAATCACCAAGACGATCAGGGCGCTCACCAACTAA
- a CDS encoding class I SAM-dependent methyltransferase, with translation MDNEAAKELVRRGYDALSARYDEAFAGETKYGPLLEELLGRLAGPSRVLDLGCGSGMPVALTLAEAGHQVTGVDISEVQVERARERVPAATFVQADAAQLELPAAGFDAVVCLYALIHIPVDEQQELLRRIGEWVRPGGLFVATVGAGAWTGSEENWLGGEVPMWWSHADAGTTRGWVEEAGFVVEREEFVPEGAGGHALLWAVRS, from the coding sequence ATGGACAACGAGGCGGCGAAGGAGCTCGTGCGGCGCGGGTACGACGCGCTGTCGGCCCGGTACGACGAGGCGTTTGCCGGCGAGACGAAGTACGGGCCGTTGTTGGAAGAGTTGCTCGGCCGCCTCGCCGGCCCTAGCCGGGTCCTCGACCTGGGGTGCGGCTCGGGAATGCCGGTCGCGCTAACTCTGGCTGAGGCCGGTCATCAGGTGACTGGCGTCGACATCAGCGAAGTACAGGTCGAGCGGGCGCGGGAGCGGGTGCCGGCGGCGACCTTCGTTCAGGCGGATGCCGCGCAATTGGAGCTTCCGGCCGCTGGATTCGACGCGGTGGTGTGCCTCTATGCGCTGATCCACATCCCGGTCGACGAGCAGCAGGAGTTGTTGCGCCGGATCGGTGAGTGGGTGCGGCCGGGTGGGCTCTTTGTGGCGACGGTCGGCGCCGGCGCGTGGACCGGGTCGGAGGAGAACTGGCTTGGCGGCGAGGTCCCGATGTGGTGGAGCCATGCTGATGCCGGTACGACTCGGGGGTGGGTCGAGGAGGCCGGGTTCGTGGTGGAGCGCGAAGAGTTCGTCCCCGAAGGAGCCGGTGGACACGCGCTGCTGTGGGCCGTCCGGAGCTAA
- a CDS encoding LysR family transcriptional regulator, with protein sequence MELRQLEYFVAVAHERSFTLAARRLHVVQSAVSAAIASLEKDLKVTLFERNAQRVVLTEAGTALLPEALAVMDAVQGARDVVDELGAGMRGTVRVGLLPGLGLIDLPAAAGEFRRRYQNVELQLRVEPEGSAGVIVGLRNGDIDVGFLGVRAGSVPRELTAWELLKVPQVLAVPVGHRLARRRSMKLADLADEAFVDFPPGFGTRTLIDQRFEAAGIERQVVVEALGIDNGVQFVRHGVGLGVLPAYAVAGDEKIRAFPIEDEDFQWSLYMATLRKRRPSAALRALLGLATAHLQHPAGTEPGSDLMDQEN encoded by the coding sequence ATGGAGTTGCGGCAACTGGAGTACTTCGTGGCGGTGGCGCATGAGCGGAGTTTTACGTTGGCTGCTCGGCGGTTGCACGTGGTGCAGAGTGCGGTCAGTGCGGCGATTGCTTCGTTGGAGAAGGATCTGAAGGTCACGCTGTTCGAGCGGAACGCTCAGCGGGTGGTGCTGACTGAGGCTGGTACTGCGCTCCTGCCCGAGGCGTTGGCGGTGATGGATGCCGTGCAGGGGGCCCGGGATGTGGTGGATGAGCTCGGGGCGGGGATGCGGGGGACCGTACGGGTCGGGCTGCTGCCGGGGCTTGGGTTGATCGATCTGCCGGCGGCGGCTGGGGAGTTCAGGCGGCGGTACCAGAACGTCGAACTGCAGTTGCGGGTCGAGCCTGAGGGGTCGGCGGGGGTGATCGTCGGGCTGCGCAACGGGGATATCGATGTCGGGTTCCTCGGGGTCCGGGCGGGGAGTGTGCCGCGGGAACTGACCGCTTGGGAGTTGCTGAAGGTGCCGCAGGTGCTCGCCGTGCCGGTCGGTCACCGGCTGGCGCGGCGGCGGTCGATGAAGCTGGCCGACCTCGCTGACGAGGCCTTCGTGGACTTCCCGCCCGGCTTCGGCACCCGGACGTTGATCGACCAGAGGTTCGAGGCGGCGGGGATCGAGCGGCAGGTCGTGGTGGAGGCGCTCGGCATCGACAACGGCGTGCAGTTCGTCCGCCACGGCGTCGGGCTCGGGGTCCTGCCTGCGTACGCGGTCGCCGGCGACGAGAAGATCCGCGCGTTCCCGATCGAGGACGAGGACTTCCAGTGGTCGCTCTACATGGCGACCCTGCGGAAGCGCCGGCCGTCCGCAGCGCTCCGCGCCCTGCTCGGCCTGGCCACCGCCCACCTCCAGCACCCTGCGGGAACCGAGCCCGGCAGCGATCTGATGGATCAAGAGAACTGA
- a CDS encoding SDR family oxidoreductase, whose product MTENAATTERVAIVTGGSRGIGRETAGRLGRDGYAVVVTYSGSPAEADQAVKEVEQAGGRAIAVQADVADENAVSALFDRAEETFGGVDVVVHAAGIMPLSPLTDLDLDVFDQVIRTNLRGTFVVDQQAARRVRSGGAIINLSSSLTLLARPGYSAYAASKGGVEAITLILARELRGRDITVNAVAPGPTATAMFFDGKPQELVDRIAAEPPLERLGQPEDIAEIIHFLAGPARWINGQVIYANGGSAA is encoded by the coding sequence ATGACAGAGAACGCAGCCACCACCGAGCGGGTCGCGATCGTGACCGGCGGCTCGCGGGGGATCGGGCGGGAGACCGCCGGCCGCCTCGGGCGCGACGGATACGCCGTGGTGGTGACCTACAGCGGTAGCCCCGCCGAGGCCGACCAGGCCGTCAAGGAGGTCGAGCAGGCCGGCGGGCGGGCGATCGCAGTACAGGCCGACGTCGCCGACGAGAATGCGGTGAGCGCGTTGTTCGACCGGGCCGAGGAGACCTTCGGCGGTGTCGATGTCGTCGTCCACGCGGCCGGCATCATGCCGCTGTCACCGTTGACGGACCTCGACCTGGACGTCTTCGACCAAGTCATCCGTACCAACCTCCGCGGCACCTTCGTGGTCGACCAGCAGGCTGCCCGCCGGGTCCGCAGCGGCGGCGCGATCATCAACCTCTCCAGCTCACTGACGTTGCTGGCCCGCCCCGGCTACTCGGCGTACGCCGCGTCCAAGGGCGGTGTCGAGGCGATCACCCTGATCCTCGCCCGCGAACTCCGCGGCCGCGACATCACCGTCAACGCGGTGGCCCCCGGCCCGACCGCGACCGCGATGTTCTTCGACGGCAAGCCGCAGGAACTCGTCGACCGGATCGCCGCCGAGCCCCCGCTGGAGCGTCTCGGCCAGCCCGAGGACATCGCCGAGATCATCCACTTCCTGGCCGGCCCCGCGCGCTGGATCAACGGCCAGGTCATCTACGCCAACGGCGGTTCCGCGGCATGA
- a CDS encoding SDR family oxidoreductase yields MKTILISGASSGFGALTAHALADAGHTVYAGMRGIAGRNASAAAEAKQYSGERGVDLRAVELDVSTEESVEQAVRTVIAEQGKLDVLIHNAGHMVLGPAEAFTPEQLADIYDTNVIGTQRLNRAALPYLREQRDGLVVWVGSSSTRGGTPPYLAPYFAAKAGMDALAASYALELARFGIETTIVVPGAFTSGTNHFAHSGKPYDEEVAAAYDEKYDGLMDQVAQKLAELEPSWADVAEVAKAIVTVVDTEKGRRPFRVHIDPSDDGAAVVNAVADRVRSEFLRRVELPDLLHPAV; encoded by the coding sequence ATGAAGACGATCCTGATCAGCGGTGCGTCGAGCGGCTTCGGCGCCCTCACCGCCCACGCCCTCGCCGACGCCGGGCACACCGTGTACGCCGGTATGCGCGGCATCGCCGGCCGCAACGCGTCGGCGGCCGCCGAGGCCAAGCAGTACTCCGGCGAGCGGGGTGTGGACCTCCGTGCTGTCGAGCTTGACGTCAGTACCGAGGAGTCAGTCGAGCAGGCCGTCCGGACGGTGATCGCCGAGCAGGGCAAGCTCGACGTACTGATCCACAACGCCGGTCACATGGTCCTGGGTCCGGCCGAGGCGTTCACTCCGGAGCAGCTGGCCGACATCTACGACACCAACGTCATCGGCACGCAGCGCCTCAACCGGGCCGCCCTGCCGTATCTGCGTGAGCAGCGCGACGGCCTGGTGGTCTGGGTCGGCAGCTCGAGCACTCGCGGCGGTACTCCGCCGTACCTTGCCCCGTACTTCGCGGCGAAAGCCGGTATGGACGCACTGGCCGCCAGCTACGCGTTGGAGCTGGCCAGGTTCGGCATCGAGACCACCATCGTCGTGCCCGGCGCCTTCACCAGCGGCACCAACCATTTCGCGCACAGCGGCAAGCCGTACGACGAGGAGGTGGCTGCCGCGTACGACGAGAAGTACGACGGCCTCATGGACCAGGTCGCGCAGAAGCTGGCCGAGCTCGAGCCGTCGTGGGCCGATGTCGCAGAGGTGGCCAAGGCGATCGTCACCGTGGTCGACACCGAGAAGGGCCGTCGCCCGTTCCGCGTGCACATCGACCCGTCCGACGACGGCGCCGCAGTGGTCAACGCGGTGGCCGACCGGGTCCGCAGCGAGTTCCTGCGCCGGGTTGAGCTGCCCGATCTGCTGCACCCCGCGGTCTGA